ACCCCCGCGCCGAGCATGGCCGGCCGGTGGACCGGAGACCGGGTGGCGCAGACCTTCATGGAGCTGGTGGCTGACCACAGCGTCGACCCGTTGCCGCTGGTCAGCCACATCGTCGACGCCAGCGCGGTCGCCGACGCCCTCGCGCTGCTCGACCGCGGCGCCGGTGACGTCCTCCAAGTGGTGCTGAGGTTCTAGATGACCACCATCGCGCTGGCCTGCCAGGAACAACTCCTGCCGGGCACCAACCTGATCCAGAAGTACGCCCTCGCGGCCGCCCTCGGCTACCAGGGCATCGAGCTACGTGGACGCGGCGACCTCGCGTTCGCCCGCCGCCTGCCCGAGCTGCGCCGCGCCCGCGCCGCCGGGGTGGTGATGCCCACCGTCTGCGTCGAGATGGACCACTTCATCGGCGACTTCGACCCCGCCCGGTCCGCCGACGCCGTCCGCAACCTGCGCTCCCAGCTGTCGGTGATCGCCGAGCTGGGCGGCGTCGGGGCGATGACCCCGGCGGCCTGGGGGATGTTCTCCCGGCGGCTACCGCCGTTCGAGCCGCCGCGTCCGCCGGCCGGCGACCGGCAGGTGCTCCTCGACGCTCTCGGCGAGCTGGGCGAGCACGCCAGGGCCGAGGGGGTCACCCTCTTCGTGGAACCCCTCAACCGGTACGAGGACCACATGGTCAACCGTCTCGACGAGGCGGTCGCGCTCTGCGCCGCACTCGGGCTGCCGTCGGTCCGGGTGGTCGCTGACACCTTCCACATGAACATCGAGGAGGA
The window above is part of the Micromonospora sp. LH3U1 genome. Proteins encoded here:
- a CDS encoding sugar phosphate isomerase/epimerase family protein, translating into MTTIALACQEQLLPGTNLIQKYALAAALGYQGIELRGRGDLAFARRLPELRRARAAGVVMPTVCVEMDHFIGDFDPARSADAVRNLRSQLSVIAELGGVGAMTPAAWGMFSRRLPPFEPPRPPAGDRQVLLDALGELGEHARAEGVTLFVEPLNRYEDHMVNRLDEAVALCAALGLPSVRVVADTFHMNIEEDDMHRALRAAAPYLGHVQVSDSNRYQPGAGHLDWPGLVRTLLELDYQGWLALECRLRGDPVRALQQAATVLRHALPRRAAA